The following are from one region of the Ignavibacteriales bacterium genome:
- a CDS encoding substrate-binding domain-containing protein, translating to MKAMFTSAIVLLILFTGCTREKSETSTRGNLHVLVPESTVPAALDEIREFLNQHASDGAKIEYQIVSSGHALQRLGRDSIRFVFSTRPMTATERQQLPQTEGFELSEVLIAYDAVAVVVHEKNLVTKVTTTELTKILSGEFNRWEQLSKAGAMRGTIELVLQDSSDITSFADARILQGQPLRKGARLTSSSMATLQLVAAQPLAVGLVGITWVDSARVAAKILDIAETRQAGDTTFRVPTEAFGKFYSPHPANIHRSYYPLKRANYAYWYAPLGSLASGFGSFVSHADGQRLFLKRNLVPGTQRIKLRGVE from the coding sequence ATGAAAGCCATGTTCACATCCGCCATTGTGCTTCTGATACTCTTCACCGGTTGCACACGGGAAAAGAGCGAGACAAGCACACGCGGGAACCTGCATGTCCTTGTGCCGGAGTCGACCGTCCCGGCGGCCCTCGATGAGATCAGAGAGTTTCTCAACCAGCATGCAAGCGACGGAGCGAAGATCGAGTACCAGATTGTATCATCCGGACATGCTCTTCAGCGCCTCGGGCGCGACTCCATACGCTTCGTGTTTTCCACCCGGCCAATGACTGCAACCGAACGACAACAGCTCCCTCAGACTGAAGGCTTCGAGTTGAGTGAAGTACTGATCGCGTATGACGCTGTTGCTGTCGTGGTACACGAGAAGAACCTCGTCACCAAAGTGACAACCACGGAGCTGACGAAGATACTTTCCGGCGAGTTTAATCGATGGGAGCAGCTGTCGAAGGCAGGTGCGATGAGGGGGACCATTGAACTTGTTCTGCAGGACTCTTCCGACATCACCTCGTTTGCAGACGCCCGCATCCTTCAGGGCCAGCCCCTGCGAAAAGGCGCACGGCTGACAAGTTCGAGCATGGCGACCCTTCAACTGGTCGCCGCGCAGCCGCTTGCCGTTGGTCTTGTCGGTATCACGTGGGTTGACTCAGCCCGCGTCGCAGCCAAGATTCTCGATATTGCCGAGACCCGGCAGGCAGGAGACACCACATTTCGTGTTCCAACCGAAGCATTCGGGAAATTCTACTCCCCCCATCCGGCAAACATCCATCGTTCGTACTATCCACTGAAGCGGGCGAACTACGCATACTGGTACGCCCCGCTGGGAAGCCTCGCCTCGGGATTCGGGTCTTTTGTTTCACATGCAGACGGTCAACGGCTGTTCCTGAAGAGAAACCTCGTGCCGGGGACTCAGCGAATCAAACTGAGGGGGGTTGAATAG
- a CDS encoding ABC transporter ATP-binding protein, translating into MNLSVENLQFRYPGVPVLRDISFNVPAGDFLSLLGPNGSGKSTLLRLLDRILLPQGGSITLDGRPLASFNRRDLARIMAYVPQDTLWVFPYTVLEVVLMGRSPHVARSGFENQHDLDVAWEMMRLTDIDHLADKLITAISGGERQRVLIARALSQQPEILLLDEPNAHLDINHQVEIFQILQEQNEQHHLTIISVSHDLNLAAAFSKRTLLLGQPDAGGSGIFAIGEPREVLTELNIELVYRTPVLVDLVPSSSALRISLLPMASRRVSRQAKI; encoded by the coding sequence ATGAATCTGTCAGTTGAGAACCTTCAATTTCGTTATCCCGGCGTCCCGGTTCTCCGCGATATCTCCTTCAATGTCCCGGCTGGCGATTTCCTCAGCTTGCTGGGCCCCAATGGCTCTGGAAAATCAACGCTTCTTCGCCTGCTCGATCGAATCCTCCTTCCCCAGGGGGGGAGTATCACTCTCGACGGCCGGCCTCTAGCGTCGTTCAATCGTCGTGATCTCGCGAGAATCATGGCGTATGTTCCTCAGGACACGCTCTGGGTGTTTCCTTACACAGTCCTCGAAGTTGTGCTCATGGGCCGCTCACCACATGTTGCCCGGTCAGGATTTGAGAATCAACATGACCTGGACGTTGCATGGGAAATGATGCGGCTCACCGACATCGATCATCTGGCCGACAAGCTCATCACTGCTATTTCAGGGGGTGAACGACAGCGTGTGTTGATTGCACGTGCACTCAGCCAGCAGCCGGAAATTCTTCTGCTTGACGAGCCGAACGCACATCTCGACATCAACCACCAGGTCGAGATCTTTCAGATCCTGCAGGAACAAAATGAACAGCACCACCTGACCATCATTTCCGTTTCGCACGATCTTAATCTCGCTGCGGCATTCAGCAAACGAACGCTGCTGCTCGGCCAACCGGACGCCGGCGGATCAGGCATCTTCGCAATCGGCGAACCGCGCGAAGTCCTGACCGAATTGAACATTGAACTGGTTTATCGAACCCCTGTGCTTGTTGATCTTGTCCCTTCTTCTTCGGCGCTCCGGATTTCATTGCTGCCGATGGCCTCCCGAAGGGTTTCCAGACAGGCGAAGATCTAA
- a CDS encoding MFS transporter: MSISPVSDSGLKTPHYSRPRIFAWTLFDFGNTAYSVIIVTVIYSTYFTSQVAGGNELLWGLTVSLSMILAAAIAPPLGVAADFLRNKKQFLLLFTLACVVSTALMFFVKPGMILLGMVLFIIANVGFEGGIVFYDAFLPSITSRRSYGRVSGYGFAMGYLGALVVLFIVNLMLPDALDPDYLFYVRLSFVTAAAFFFLFSLPMFIWVPEPFVKGEKPPAIIRTGFRQAAQTFRELFIERKHPSIARFLIAFFLYNDAILTIIAFAAIFAKKMLSMSDKDTIVFFAIVQTSAVIGSFLFGFLTDKFGPKKTISVTLVLWIIITVGAYFVTTVSAFYIVALGAGAAIGSSQSASRSLMALLTPKEREAEFFGFYDGLCGKASAVVGPFVYGVIARLTDQRVAVLFISLFFIAGLVLLQGVSEPERKNAFSS, from the coding sequence ATGTCCATTTCTCCCGTTTCGGACTCCGGGTTGAAGACTCCTCACTATTCACGTCCCAGGATTTTTGCCTGGACGTTGTTTGATTTTGGGAACACGGCGTATTCCGTCATCATCGTTACCGTTATCTATTCGACCTACTTCACGAGTCAGGTTGCCGGGGGCAACGAACTGCTGTGGGGTCTTACCGTCAGCCTCTCCATGATTCTTGCTGCGGCGATTGCGCCGCCCCTCGGCGTGGCGGCTGATTTTCTTCGGAACAAGAAGCAGTTTCTCCTCCTCTTCACTCTCGCGTGTGTCGTCAGCACCGCGTTGATGTTCTTCGTCAAGCCCGGGATGATTCTTCTCGGCATGGTTCTCTTCATCATCGCCAACGTGGGGTTCGAGGGGGGGATTGTTTTCTACGACGCATTTCTGCCCAGTATCACGTCACGCCGCTCGTACGGCCGAGTGTCCGGGTATGGATTTGCGATGGGCTACCTGGGAGCGCTCGTGGTTCTCTTCATCGTGAACCTCATGCTTCCGGACGCTCTCGATCCCGATTATTTGTTCTATGTTCGTCTGTCCTTTGTCACTGCGGCGGCGTTTTTCTTCCTGTTCTCGCTCCCGATGTTCATCTGGGTGCCTGAACCTTTCGTCAAGGGGGAGAAACCTCCCGCCATCATTCGTACCGGATTTCGTCAGGCTGCACAGACATTTCGCGAGCTCTTCATCGAACGGAAACATCCATCAATCGCGCGTTTCCTCATCGCCTTCTTTCTCTACAACGACGCCATTCTGACCATCATCGCATTCGCTGCAATCTTTGCAAAGAAGATGCTCTCTATGAGCGACAAAGACACCATCGTCTTCTTCGCCATCGTTCAGACGAGCGCAGTGATCGGTTCATTTCTCTTTGGTTTCCTGACAGACAAATTCGGCCCGAAGAAAACGATCTCGGTAACACTCGTCCTCTGGATTATTATTACTGTCGGAGCCTATTTCGTGACTACGGTCTCCGCGTTTTACATCGTGGCACTCGGCGCCGGCGCAGCCATAGGTTCATCACAATCAGCCAGCAGAAGCCTCATGGCACTCCTGACACCGAAAGAGCGGGAGGCGGAGTTCTTCGGATTCTACGATGGCCTTTGCGGCAAGGCATCCGCTGTTGTGGGCCCCTTTGTGTATGGTGTCATTGCCCGCTTGACAGACCAGCGCGTCGCGGTGCTGTTCATCAGCCTCTTCTTTATTGCCGGACTTGTTCTGCTCCAGGGAGTTTCCGAACCTGAGCGGAAGAACGCCTTTTCTTCCTAA
- the nusB gene encoding transcription antitermination factor NusB encodes MSTRRRQIREKVLQGLYAHELSQEPVELILETIVGGLKKEPDLFDAAKILFLKVLATKDEIDKLIMSRVANWEFSRIAVIDRIILRISICELLYFDDIPPKVSINEAIEIARRYSTEKSDKFVNGVLDSILDDLKKSGRMRKTGRGLLETSSKTKPAH; translated from the coding sequence ATGTCCACCCGACGCCGACAAATACGTGAGAAAGTCCTGCAGGGATTGTATGCTCATGAGCTTTCCCAAGAGCCGGTCGAGCTGATTCTGGAGACCATCGTTGGCGGCCTCAAGAAGGAACCTGATCTGTTTGACGCTGCGAAGATCCTGTTCCTCAAGGTGCTTGCGACGAAGGACGAAATTGACAAGCTCATCATGAGCCGCGTGGCCAACTGGGAATTCAGCCGCATCGCTGTAATCGACAGGATTATCCTCAGGATCAGCATCTGCGAACTCCTGTACTTCGATGACATCCCGCCGAAAGTTTCCATCAATGAGGCGATCGAAATCGCGCGACGGTACAGCACTGAGAAAAGTGACAAATTCGTCAACGGCGTCCTGGATTCGATACTGGACGACCTGAAGAAGTCAGGCCGGATGAGGAAAACCGGGCGCGGACTTCTCGAGACTTCATCAAAGACAAAACCTGCACACTAG